A genomic region of Arachis hypogaea cultivar Tifrunner chromosome 5, arahy.Tifrunner.gnm2.J5K5, whole genome shotgun sequence contains the following coding sequences:
- the LOC112801917 gene encoding uncharacterized protein: MEEDDEWELCNDDGFVYKRKRRRIDPSSTAVENAEAAAAAENENRRRERKKRTLLKLKTKYENEIREWDTLSNTLRAMQNAALQQQQQRQQEQRASEEQTRDPSSLPSTSSTDSVGGSLLDELLLQVETQEAIIQDISNLCNVAESVCFKREEQFKKSLFHLPIWASPVELMQALCDE; encoded by the exons ATGGAAGAAGATGACGAATGGGAGCTTTGTAACGACGATGGATTCGTCTACAAGCGCAAACGCCGCCGTATAGATCCGTCGTCGACGGCAGTGGAGAATGCAGAGGCAGCGGCGGCGGCGGAGAATGAGAACCGGCGAAGGGAGAGGAAGAAGCGAACGCTGCTGAAGCTGAAAACGAAGTACGAGAATGAGATCCGCGAGTGGGACACATTGTCGAACACCTTGCGTGCAATGCAAAACGCAGCGTTGCAGCAACAGCAACAACGGCAACAAGAACAACGCGCTTCGGAGGAGCAAACGCGAGACCCATCTTCGCTCCCTTCCACTTCTTCGACGGATTCCGTTGGTGGGTCCTTGCTTGATGAGCTTCTCTTGCAG GTGGAAACCCAGGAAGCTATAATCCAAGACATTTCAAATTTATGTAACGTAGCAGAATCAGTGTGCTTTAAGCGAGAAGAACAGTTTAAAAAATCTCTGTTTCATCTTCCCATATGGGCTTCTCCAGTTGAGCTCATGCAAGCATTGTGTGATGAATGA
- the LOC112801915 gene encoding uncharacterized protein, with amino-acid sequence MAKSFSLTHHLSLLLLHSRSHRLFIPSTTLLPLPLHHHHPFSLSPFHKSLSTNPTPYPLQYELIINRPVQKHPPRVRRNAAQALSEPHEPDEPEEQEPTSELRLDSWVDRKLSFDSDSGQPSSSNLELDKAKRKYYNKRRKRMYGSDSEEEEARLRNGEKFVELKPEVVELPTLHRREEELYFYDAFAYPWEKEKHYKMVYQLEKKYFPNQCLDKAFLKPGESNLNANANANLNENENVDGGVRSKGKGRKTAGVREEKKDDKGDNKLVFFDEKREEEKKGDGDLVKDLREKKVEEFFKGLKRVDKKDGEVSSINAEPFLSSRRTGLPPVWDSPHGTVVLINKPKGWTSFTVCGKLRRVVKVKKVGHAGTLDPMATGLLIVCVGKATKLVDRYQGMIKGYSGVFRLGEATSTWDADSPVIQREPWEHIKDEDIKRNAASFCGEIWQVPPMFSAIKVGGERMYDKARRGENVELSPRRISILQFDIERSLDDRQNLIFRVTCSKGTYIRSLCADFGKAVGSCAHLTALRRDSIGQYSADDAWDFQELEEAITKTYL; translated from the exons ATGGCGAAATCATTCTCTCTAACCCACCACCTTTCCCTCCTACTCCTCCATTCCCGTTCTCACCGTCTCTTCATCCCCTCCACGACACTCCTCCCTCTCCCTCTTCATCACCATcaccccttctctctctccccatTCCACAAATCCCTCTCTACCAATCCCACCCCATACCCTCTTCAATACGAACTCATCATAAATCGCCCCGTTCAAAAACACCCACCACGTGTTCGACGAAATGCCGCACAAGCTCTCTCTGAACCCCACGAACCAGACGAACCTGAGGAACAAGAACCGACTTCGGAGCTTCGCCTTGACAGCTGGGTCGACCGGAAATTGAGCTTTGACTCCGATTCTGGTCAACCCAGTTCGTCAAATTTGGAACTTGACAAGGCCAAGAGGAAGTACTACAACAAGAGAAGGAAGAGGATGTACGGGTCAGATTCCGAGGAAGAAGAGGCACGGTTACGGAACGGGGAGAAGTTTGTGGAGCTGAAGCCTGAGGTGGTGGAGCTTCCAACTCTGCACCGTAGAGAAGAAGAGTTGTATTTTTATGATGCTTTTGCTTACCCTTGGGAGAAGGAGAAGCACTACAAGATGGTGTATCAGTTGGAGAAGAAGTACTTCCCTAATCAATGCCTTGACAAGGCATTTCTCAAACCGGGAGAGTCGAATTTGAATGCGAATGCAAATGcaaatttaaatgaaaatgaaaatgtagATGGTGGTGTGAGGAGCAAGGGGAAGGGTAGGAAGACTGCTGGTGttagggaggagaagaaggatgATAAGGGTGATAACAAGTTGGTCTTTTTtgatgagaagagggaagaggaaaagaagggtGATGGGGACTTGGTGAAGGATCTTAGGGAGAAGAAGGTCGAGGAATTCTTCAAGGGCTTGAAGAGAGTTGACAAAAAGGATGGTGAAGTTAGTAGTATCAATGCAGAGCCTTTTCTTTCATCGAGGAGGACTGGACTCCCCCCGGTATGGGACAGTCCACATGGCACTGTGGTTTTGATTAACAAACCAAAGG GCTGGACCTCATTCACAGTTTGTGGTAAGCTGCGCCGCGTTGTTAAAGTAAAAAAG GTAGGCCATGCTGGAACACTTGATCCCATGGCTACTGGTTTATTGATTGTTTGTGTTGGAAAAGCAACAAAACTGGTAGACag ATATCAAGGGATGATCAAGGGTTATAGTGGGGTCTTCCGTCTAGGGGAGGCTACTTCAACATGGGATGCTGATTCACCA GTCATTCAGCGTGAGCCATGGGAACACATCAAAGATGAGGACATAAAGAGAAACGCTGCATCTTTTTGCGGGGAGATTTGGCAAGTTCCTCCTATGTTCTCTGCTATTAAA GTTGGGGGTGAAAGGATGTACGACAAGGCGAGGAGAGGAGAAAACGTTGAACTTTCACCTAGACGAATCTCAATACTCCAGTTTGACATAGAGCGCAGCTTGGATGACAG acaaaatttgatttttagagTGACGTGTTCTAAAGGGACATACATTCGGTCATTGTGCGCGGATTTTGGGAAGGCTGTTGGCAG TTGCGCCCATTTAACTGCTCTGCGAAGAGATTCAATTG GGCAATATTCAGCAGATGATGCTTGGGACTTCCAAGAACTTGAAGAGGCTATTACCAAAACTTACCTCTAA